Genomic window (Sphingobacteriales bacterium):
TCAATTGGAAAGTCCAGGATATTGAATGGAAAAAAAGTTTTATATCAAAAGCGGTCAGTTGTAAACGCGATCTTGTCCCTTTTTATTTTGAAGGTCATAATTCTTGGCTTTTTTATTTTATCTCAACTTTCAGAAGGATGATTGGCATCAAACTGACTCTCGAGCTGGCTCTTTTACCGCATGAATTTTTTAATAAAAAAGGAAGAACGGTTCATGTCATTATCGGAAAACCCATTTCATGGCAAGTGTTTGACAACAGGTTTTCTCATCATGAATGGGCACAGAAAGTCAGGGAACATTTATACAAAATGGGAAAGTCAGGAAATCCTGATCTTGAATTTACTTCTTAGCGATTAAAAATGAAAAGAAAAAGATGACCGAACGAAAGGAAATGACATTTTTCGAACACCTTGATGAACTCAGGGGGCATTTGTTCAGAAGTGCACTGGTGGTTATTATCATTTCTGCTTTAGCTTTTATTTTCAAACATATCGTTTTTGATATTATCATACTCGGCCCTACTGAACCTTGGTTTCTGACCAATAAAATTTTTTGCATGGCAGCCGATTATTTCAATAATCCTAAGCTATGCATAAATGATAAGCCTTTACAACTGATCAACATTAGCCTGGGGGGACAGTTTTCGACACATTTTAAGATTTCGTTTCTGGCAGGTATTATTATCGGTTTTCCTTACATTGTTTTTGAACTTTGGAAATTTGTCAGTCCTGCTCTTTACGAAAAAGAGAAAAAAGTCGCTTCTGCCACCATTTTCTCCATAAATCTGTTATTCTTTATTGGTGTGTTAATCGGATATTTCATGATTGTGCCTTTATCAGTCAATTTTCTGGCAAATTATATTGTAAGCGAAACCATACAAAATACCATCAACCTGACAAGTTATATCAACAATTTATCAAGTATATGCTTTGCCTCAGGTATCGTCTTTGAATTACCGGTAATTACCTATTTATTGTCGAGGCTTGGCCTGATGACCCCTCAGTTTATGAAAAAATACCGTAAACATGCGATTATCGTAATACTTGTTTTGGCTGCCATTCTAACACCTCCCGATATTCTCAGTCAGCTGATACTGGCAATACCGATGTATATGCTCTATGAATTCAGCATCAGCATTTCAGCAAAAGTTTTAAAAAGAAAAAACGAGGATGTATGAGTGAAATAATCCGGAATACCCTGATGATTACCGGCTTTGTATTTTCCATGATGATGTTGCTGGAATATATAACCATTCTGACAAGGGGGAGATGGAGCATGCCTTTTCAGAAATCAGAGTGGCTTCAGATAATATTTGCTTCCTTTCTCGGACTGATTCCGGGTTGTCTGGGCACATATACGGTTGTAAGCCTTTACATTCACCGTACTTTCAGGTTTTCTGCCCTTTTGGCTGCCATGATTTCCACCATTGGAGATGAAGCTTACATATTATTGTCTTCCTCTCCTGCGACATTTTTTAATATCAGCCTGATTCTGTTTGTCTTATCCCTGATTGCCGGGGGAATGTCAGCTTATTTTTTCAGAAACAAAAGTTTCCTGAAAGCAGAATCTACTCATTATGAATATCATGAAGGGGAGGAGGAATGTTTTACATTTAAAACCTCTGAGATTGTCCCGCAGCTTAAAAATATCAGTTTTCAAAGAGCCATTCTCATTGGCGGATTAATAATTTTCTTTATTGCCTTACTGAGTGGTTCACTCAATCATGAACATGGTCATTTTCTGAATGGCTTTAACATGAATGAACAAGAACATCATTCTGAATCATTATGGCTGAACATCACCGCTTTGATTACGACACTTGTTGCTTTGTTTATTGTTTCCACCGTATCGGATCATTACCTGCAGCATCATCTCTGGGAGCATTTATTGAAGAAACATTTTATGAAAATCTTCATCTGGATTTTTGCTACTTTGCTGGTCATTCATTTTGTTTTACAATACTTTGATGTGAACAGATGGGTTGAGGCAAACCTTATGATTATGATTGTTTTAGCCGTTCTGATCGGGATTATTCCGCAGTCAGGCCCTCATATCGTTTTTATTACTCTTTTTCTGAGTAATATCATTCCGTTTAGTGTTTTGCTGGCCAATTCTGTTGTTCAGGATGGACACGGTGCCTTGCCTTTGCTTGCCGAATCGAAAAAAAGCTTTGCAGTTGTCAAACTGATTAAAGTAATCACTGCCCTGATACTGGGCTTTTCAGGATATTATTTTGGTTTTTAACAGCCACCTGAAAGTTGACTTTTCCTTGGTTTTACGGGAACAGGGTTATTTGTTTTACCGGCAGAAGAGACTGTAGTTTTACCCGTTTCGGTAGTCTGTTGTCCAATATCCGAAAAATCATACAGCAGGTTCTCATCGGAAATCTGTTTACGATTAAAAGAGGTATCTGCTTCAAGAATGCAGGTCGCAGCATTATAGCCACCTTTCAGATATTTCAGGTTCTGATACCCGATCTGGGTCAATATCATCCATGCCTGAAGCGCATTCGATTCATTATTTGCATAAATGATTTTTTGTCTGGGGTCAGAAAAAAGACTTTTGTAATCCTCTGATAATAAATCAGCAAAAGGGACATTTACAGCGTTTTCAAGATGTTTTTTTACAAAATCGGATGGCTTTCTGATGTCCACCAGTAAAAAGTCATTTTTCTTCATCAGATCATTCAGGTTTTCAGGACTAACTGCATCTTCAGCTTTTAAATATTTCTGAATGATTTCGTCAGAGGTCATTTTGTAGGAAAATGCCGGTTTTCTAAGCGTCAGAAATCCAATGATAATCAATACAATGAAGAGAATTACTACAATGAGGATCCAGTTTATTTTACTTTTCATAAGCTAACATTTTAATTTTAACAACCACCGCCTGGAGAATTCTTTTTGGTTACTTTAACAGGTTTTTTCTCAGCAGCTGCAGGTTTTTTGGTTTCTGCTGCCTGACTGACATTTTTATTGGTGAAATACTGACTTGCTGCCAGCCGGAAACTGTATTTGTCGAGTGCCGTAATCGTTGCTTCAGCTCCTTCCGGCCTGACAGGGTTTATGATAGTTTCATACCATTTGTTAAGTCCTCCTTCAAGGATGAAGATTTTTTCGAATGAGTTTCTTCTTGCAATCATCCAGGCTGCTGTGGCATCAGTAGTGCCATTGGAGTAAAAGACCTTGTTTTTAAAGTCCATTGATAAAAATTCAAGCGAACTGCTGTCGTTCAGTTTTGATAATGGAATGTTGATGGCTCCCGGAAGATGATATTTATTATAGTCGCTTTCATTTCTGACATCTATCAGCAACAGGGAGGGATCTTTATTAATAAGTAAATCAGCAACCTGGTCGGTAGAGAAGAATCTTGAATGAAGGTTAAGTTCAGCCTGAAGAATTTCGGGACTGATTTCTTTTTTGCTATAGTCTTTTTCGGGAAGCAGTGCAGCTATTACCGCCCCGATGAAAGCTATGATAATGAGGAAAAGATAAGTTTTTTTCATAAGCCTAATAATCAACTTTTTTAACGTTTTTTTCAATTTTATCGGTTATTACAAATGCGATGAGCGCCAAAGCAGCAAAACCGAAAACAAATATCCAGCGGGGGACACCGAGAGACTGATAAACAAGGACACTTCCAAGATTTTTACTGTTGTAAAGACCTTCAAAAAGCGGGAACAACCAGCCGAAAATGAAAATGCCGATGCCCATTCCGCCAGCAAAGAACATGGCGTCAATTTTTCCGATCGCTATACCGCAAAAACTGGTACCCGGGCAAAAACCTCCCAGAATAAAGCCCAGTCCCATGATTAAGCCGCCAACGATAGCAGAATAAAGATAAGTAGGAACGACATAGAGCTGATTCAAATCGACCCATCCGAAATAATGAAAAAAGGTAAGGCCAATCATTGCGGTAACAGCAGCGGTAAAAAATACACGGAGTACGACAAAATCGTAGCCATAGAACACACCGGCTAGTTTGCGGGAAGAGGAAAAACCTGCCTGTTCGAGAATAAAGCCGAAAGCCAGGCCAAAAATAAAGGCAAATACGAGGTTCCAGTCGCCACTGACAATTCCGTTAGGTATTAAAGGTCCCATATTATTGATTTTTAAAATGTTAAATCCAGTTTTTTCTAAAGAAATAAGCAAAGAGATAACCTCCGCCAAAAATGGTCATCATGGCCACAAAGCCTGAGGTTGAAAGCAGAGCAAGTCCACTGAGGGCGGCTCCGCTCGTACATCCACGACCGAATTGAGAGCCTATTCCAAACAAGATACCACCCAGTGTGGCAAAAACCAATCTTCTTCTGGCTGTAATTTTCGGGGAATGTTCAACTTTTAGCTTCATCCTTCCCATGATTGATCCGGAGATGATAGCTCCGATTAATACCCCAAACAGCTCAATAAAAAGCCATGCTTTCAGCGGAGAACTTTCATTGGCCAGTATTCCGCCAAAATACTTATTGTTGACGGTAGCTGAATGGCTGATGAAATTACTGATGGCTACCACAACACTTTTAATACCACCGCTGGCCCCCAGGCCTCTGCCTGTTACATAATAGGTCATTAATAATACGATACCAAGCAGTACACCTGCCAGATAAGGGTTCATGTAAGTTTTGCTTCTGTCATTCATGGCAATTAAGTTAAAAAATTCTATTGTTTTTTATAATGTATGCTGAAAAGTCTAAGTGAAAAAGTAATGATTGATTTTTCAGTAGCCCTCTGCCAGACTGCAGTAAGCGAGGCTGAGGAATAACACTTAAAATATTCAAAACACCTGTTATCATTCATCTCTTTTTCTGCTGTTAGTATAAATATCTTGTTACCTGTCCGGCTTCGACCATAATAAACCTGAAAATAATTCCGCCAAGAAGAATCAGGAAAGAAGGGATGAAAACAGGGACTTTAAAACCACTTAGTTTTAAAATCTCAAGAAAAGCAGGTATGACCAGTCCGGCTCCGACAACAAACACCCAGAATACTGTGGTATATTCTCCGCCAAGAAACATTTTGGCAGCTTCAATCTGTACTTCTGTACTGGCGAGAAAACCCATAAAAAGGTGGACGATAAAAAACAGTTCAATGGCGATAAGCAGTAAGTCAATTTTGCCGAATGCAACTTTTTCTTCATGATTTTTCGACATCCACATGATAGCAGCAGCAGCAGTCGAAAAGCCGGAAACCATAAATAAAGGGCCTAAAATTGAAGTGTTCCAGAGCGGACGGGCATTAAATGCCGAAAGTAGAATACCGGTATAAATGCCTAAAATTACTCCCAGCACAATCATTGCCCAGGCAAAGGCAATTCTGTTTTGGGTTGACCAGGCAATAAAGTTTTTGAGCCATTTATTATTGTCAATCAGTTTTTCTGTCCGTTCTATCCATTTATCGAGCCATTTTTTCTTCCCTTTCCACAAGTCCATCAGTTCGTTGAGGTAGGTCAGGCACCAGATGATGGAGATAAAAGTTACGAACAATAATGTCCATGCACCCCACGACATAGGTGATTCCCAGCGTACGGTAGTATAAAGCTGCCAGAAAAACAATTTATGTTTCAGGTCGAGGAAAAGCATCAGAAGTCCGATAATAATGGCGAAGGGGACCAGAAAAGAACCCCATTTGACAGCAGTAGGATAGAGTTTATCTTTTTTCTGGATAGTAAAAAGTGCAGCAAAGAACATCAGTCCTGCGGCCAACCCCCCTAAAAACAGATAGGTGGGAATTTGCCAGTGCCAGATATGCAATACAGGGTCAATATTGGGATTCATTCTTCCGCTGATGATGATTTCTTCTCTCATAGCTTTTGAATTTAATTAAATGAGATAATAAATTTGAGGTTTTGTACCTGCTTCAGGAGCAAGCGTCTTATATTTCCTGAGCTTAAGTATTTTGGAAACATCGCTGTTGGCATCGTCAAGGTCGCCAAAATACATACATTTTGTCGGGCAAACAGCCACACATGCCGGTTGTTCACCTTTCACCACCCGGTGATGGCAGAAAGTACATTTATCGACATATCCATCGGGGTGAGAATAACGTGCATCGTAAGGGCAGGAAGAAATGCATGCTCCACATCCGATACAGCGGTGATGAGTAACCAGAACAATTCCGCCTTCTTCGATATGGCTGGCACCTGTCGGGCAACACCTGACACAAGGCGAGTTATCACAATGATTGCACCGCTCAGAGCGAATTTCAATTTCAAGCTGGGGATATGTTCCGTTCATGACTTCTACCACCCAATCGCGGCAATATCCAATGGGGACATTATTTTCAGTCTGACAGGCGACCACACAGTCGCTGCATCCGACACATTTCTTTGTATCAATGGCCATTGCGTATCTCATGACACAACCTCCTTTCCTGGTTTTTCAGTTAAAAAAGTAACAAAGTTTCCCCTCATCCCGGTGCCACCCATAATTTTATCTTCCATAATATTGGTAATCATCTGGGTATCGGAAGCACCTCTGCCGTAGCTTCTTGTATAGTATTTATTGGTTTGTCCAAATCCGTGAACCATGAAGACACTGTCCCAGCGAATCCTTTCGGTAATTCTGACTTTAATCGGGAAAGATGAAACAACTCCGTCCTGATTTTTAATCCAGATATACTGCCCGTTTTCGATACCCCATTCACTGGCTACACGGGGATTTACCCAAAGCGTATTTTCGTCCATCAGATCGGTCAGGTTGGGGTTGTTGGCTGTACGGCTGAAAGTATGCATGGGTGCCCTGCCGTAATTCAGACGGTAATAACCTTCCGGAGGTTCGGGATGTGGCTGGTAAACCGGAATCGGGTCAAAACCATGATCGGCAAATGTCCGGGAATATAACTCTATTTTACCTGAAGGAGTATTGAATTCAACGTCTTCATTTTCTTCGAAATATAACTTACTGTTAAATTGAGGCAGTTTTTTAACACCAATTTTCTTCATTTCCTCGAGCGAAGACCCTAATTGTTTTAATTGCCAGTCGAGCATTTCTTCCATGTCTTTGTAAGGGAAATACTCTCCTAAACCGAGTTTTTCAGCCAGTTGTTTGGCGATCCACCATCCGGGTTTGGAATCATACATGGGTTCTGCAGCCGGCATCCTTAATGCGATATAGGCTTCTTTCATGGGTGAATTGCGGAGTATATCATATCTTTCCAGATATGTACATTCAGGAAGAACAACATCGGCATAACCAGCCAGTTCGGCAGGCATGGTATCGATAACTACGAGTAAATCAAGGTTGTTGATAGCTTCTATGGTTTTACGCTGGTCGGGTAGGGCTGCCAGAAGATTGGTGGCGTACACAATCCAGCCTTTAAAATTACAGGCAGAACCAAGTCCGGGGATAGAAGCATCGCAAATACCTGTTGATACTACTTCATCAGCGAGCAGATATTTATCCGGATAAACATCCCGCCATGTTCTTTTAGGTTGGGGGAATTCCGGATGTGGAAAATCAGGCACAGAAACTTTAGAAGGATGGTAAAAACCGCCTTTTCTTCCCCATGAACCCAGCAATGCATTCAGAATGGCAATAGCGCGGGAACGTTGTGTATCGTCTCCGTACCAGGTAACATGGCGCCCCGGGTGGACAATGACGGAGGGTTTGGCATTGGCCATTTCATAAGCCGTCTTGCGGATAATATCCGGTTTAATGGTTGTAATTCCGTATGCCCATTCAGGCGTCATGTTTTTTACATGCTCTTTCAGTTCTTCAAATCCGGTGGCATACCTGGCAATGTATTCTTTATCGTATAGTTCTTCATAAATCAGGACATGAATCCATGCTAACAGCAGGGCAAGGTCGGTAGCCGGTTTGATGGGCAACCAGAATTTAGATTTGCTGGCAACAGTTGAATAACGTGGATCAACTGTTATCAGGGTAATTCCTCTGTCGATGGCATCCGACATTTCCTGAACCTGACTGTTGTGCATGTTTTCACCTAAGTGAGAACCAATCAGTACCATACATCTGGCATTGATAATGTCGGTTCGCTCAGGAGATTCAACGGTTTCGCCAAAGGTATAATTAAATCCAACTTCCCTTGGACCGCGACACTGAGCAAAGGAAGGAGCCGTAATATTTCCGCTTCCAAATGCTTTCATCAGGGTAGTAAAATATTTGCCTCCCGTGCCGTGATTGAAAAGTGCTATACATTCCGGCCCGTGCTCAGCAGCTATTTTTTTCATCTTTGAAGCTATGACTTCAAAGGCTTCATCCCATGTGGCTTCCCTGAATTCCTGTTTGCCGTTTTTTGAAACACGTATCAGGGGCTTTTTCAGGCGGTCTTCATCATAATAACTTCCTATTCCGCCTGTTCCTCTCGGGCAAAGCCTTCCGTTGCAATGCGGGTCTTCTTCATTACCAACAACTTTCCAGATTTTTCCTTCTTTGTTGACATAAGTCCATCCGGCACATTTCCAGAAACATATTTCACAATAAGTAGGATAACGTTTTACTTCTCCGCTTTTGAGCAGTTTTTCCAATTCTTTATCCTTCCCTGCAAAAAGTTTCAGTGCCGATCCGGTGATGGCCAGACCTGCCGCTCCTGCTGAGCTGATTTTTATAAACTCCCTCCTGCTTGTTTTCATATAAAACTTTGCATTTTAAGTAAATGACTACATTGTTAACTGAGTACAATCTTAGATAATTTAATTTTTATGCTTTTCTTAATTTTTTATGTTTTTCAGCACGTTTTTAAATGAAATTTCCTGATACACATCTTTGGATATTTTCAGACTAACAATTCATGACTTTAACTGATTGATTATTAAATAGTCAGAATTTTTCAATCAATTGTATTTTATTACGCAGACAGCAGACATAGGCACAAAAACACCATAATTCCTTACCAAAAATCATAAATCGTAAATCAAAAATCATAATCTAAAACCTAATCTGACTGATTACCGTATCAACCAATATTATTGTAAAGATATTATCAGTCAATGTCTTCCATGTAGTTGATGTTACGGAAGATATTTTTATGATAAAATTCCTGTGAACTCACCTCACAATAACAGGTTTTAAAATGCGAAAGAATGGTTGTCATTTTAAAAATACCCTTGTTAAGTATGGGTTCAAGTTTACTGCTCAGGCTTTTAAGATACAAGGCAGCAAGCGGTTCAATAAGGCCATCATGAACAGGGACAACAATGTCGGAATCCTTTTTTTCTTCCAGTAAAAATGAAAACAGCTCAGACGGGACATCAGGCATGTCGCAGGCAAGCACCAGGCAATTTTCATGTTTTGCCTTTTTCATGGCGGATAATATTCCTGATGCAGGCCCTGCCTGTTTAATATCATCGGCAATGCAGGGATATCCAAAATGATGGTAATTGTTATTGTTGGAAGAGATAAGTATTTCATCACACAAAGGAATCAGTTTTTCAATTGCATGCTGAATCAGTTGTTTACCATGATAAAAAGCAAGGCCTTTATCACTTCCATAGCGTTTGCTTTTGCCTCCGCAAAGTATTATTCCGCTAATGTCTTTTATGTGCATTGTGCTAAAATCACCGGCAGTTTTGTCCTGCAAATATCAGTGTAATCAGATGAAATTATTTGTTTTTTTATCTGCTAATCATTTATGCTGGTATCTTTGCTGATGTAAAATAATATTTGCAAAAAGATTTAATCAGAAAATCAATATGAATCACAATGATGAAAAAAATGGACATGGTCATGAAAAAGATTTGGGTTTTAACTCAAAACTGATACATGCTGCTGACATTGACGACCAGTATGGTAGTGCAACAGTCCCTATCTATCAGACTTCTACTTTCAAATTTAAAAGTACTGAGCACGGAGCGAAGTGCTTTTCAGGGGAGGAAGACGGATATATTTATACACGGATAGGAAATCCAACCATTGACGCCCTTGAAAGACAAATGGCTGCACTCGAAAATGGCTATGGTGGAATTGCCGTAAGTTCCGGGATGGCAGCCGTTTCAACCATATATCTGGCTTTGCTGAGTTCAGGCGATCATATAGTCAGTACGGATGCCGTGTACGGCCCCGCCCGTGGTATCATGGAAAAACAACTATGCAGGTTTGGCATTCAGTCCACTTATATCAATACCACGCATGTTGAAAATATCAGGAAAGCTATCCGTCAGGATACGAAAATGCTGTACATTGAAACCCCTGCCAATCCGACAATTGATATTACTGATATTCAGGCCTGTTCGGAAATTGCCGGAGAATATGGTTTAATACTGGTGGTTGACAATACCTTTTGCAGTCCATACCTGCAAAAGCCCCTCGATTTGGGTGCCGATATTTCTTTTCATTCAGTTACAAAATTTATTAACGGCCATGCCGATATTGTTGGCGGAATTATCATTGCCAAAGAGAAAAAACTTTACGATACTTTACGCAGCATGATGATTAACCTTGGCTGCAATATGGATCCCCATCAGGCTTATCTGGTGCAGAGAGGGTTAAAGACCCTGGCCGTCCGTATCGACCGGTCTGTGGAAAATGCCATGAAAGTAGCTGAATTTCTTTCATCTCATCCTAAAGTAGCATGGATAAAATATCCGGGACTTACTTCTCATGAACAATATGAAACGGGAATCCGCCAGATGAAGAAAGCGGGTGCTTTGATGAGTTTTGGGCTAAAAGGTGGCTTTAAGGCTGCTCAGACACTGCTCGACAATGTAAAACTTATCCTTCTTGCCGTTTCACTGGGTGGTGTGGAGTCGCTGATTCAGCATCCTGCATCCATGACGCACTCAAAAGTATCAGCCGAAGAAAAAAATAAAGCTGGCATTACAGATGATTTAATACGCTTATCTATTGGTATTGAGGATGTTGAAGATATTATTGCCGATTTAAAACAGGGACTTGATAAAGTGTAAAAATTGTTAGTATTTACCTGAAACTGATTATCTTTGCACTTCCTTTAATGCTGGATTATGGAAGATATTCTTTTTCAATGCCGTAATAAAGTTCATTGTTTTGAATGCACCAACAGGGAAAATTCTTTATTTACTGACATTTCTGATGAGCATAAAGTAAGAATTAATGACGCAAAAGTTCACTGTGAATATAAGAAAGGCGAGATGATATTTAAAGAGGGCAATCTGCCGACCGGTTTGATTTGCCTGAATCGTGGGAAGGTCAAAATTATCAAGGAAGGAATAGGAGGGCGGGAACAGATCATACGTTTGGCCAGGCCGATTGAATTAATAGGCTACAGGGCTTTATTTGCAGGGGAAAGATACAATTCATCGGCTGTTGCCCTCGAAGACTCTACCGTTTGCCATATCGACAAAGAAGTTGTACTTGATGTTATTTCGCAGGATCCCATGCTTGGGTTAAGAATTGTCAAGCGGCTTGCCATTGAACTTGGTGAAGCAAAGACCCGCATCGTTAATCTGACCCAGAAACACATCAGGGGTAGGCTGGCTGAAGCCTTGCTGATTTTATACAACCGTTTTGGTACAAATCCTGAAGATGGAACACTTGACATATCGCTTGGCAGAAATGATCTTGCCGACTTGTCGAATATGACAGCATCGAATGCCAGTCGTACTTTATCCCAGTTCATTGATGAAAAAATCATAGAAACGCAAGGGAAAAAAATCAGGATTTTAAACCTCGAACGCCTGAAATGGCTGAGTAATTACGGATGATTTTTTCTGAATTGTTCCAGCCTGCTTTTCAGGTCGGGGAACTGAGAGCGGTTGACCAACGATACACACGCCCTGACCCCGTCATTGCGTTCACTGCCTGTGATGGACAATGAAATTGCACTGATACCATAATATAGCAATTCTTCCACAAGCTGGTCGCCTGTAAAGCCCGGATAGGCAAAGGTGAAATAAAATCCATCGGCTATCGGCTCATCAAGGTCTTTGTCATAAACAATGTAAAAACCATTGTCGGTAAACATTTTTTTCATGATAGCTGCCTTTTCTGCATAGTCCATCACTTCTTCCCGGTAATTATAAACTTCGTCATTGACCGCTTTCAGGATGGCAGCAAGGCCAAACTGAGGCGTATGTGAAGTGCCTGAGCTGATAGCATACAAAGTCCCGAAAATCAAAGCATGACCAAAACGGTCGGAGGAATAAAATCTTTTCAGGTCGGGGCTCACCGTGTTGAATAATTTTTCAGAAACGACCATCATTCCGATGCGTTGCCCGGCATAGCTGAATGCTTTTGAACTCGATATCAGTAAAATATAATTATCGGTATAGTGAGCGGCAGAAGGTTGAAAAGGAGGAATACCCGGATGGGAATAATCTTTTCTGAAGTCCATTCCAAAATATGCAAGATCTTCAATAACTGTTACATTGTATTTTGAAGCCACCTCAGCAATCACTTTCAATTCTTCTTCTGT
Coding sequences:
- a CDS encoding Crp/Fnr family transcriptional regulator, which codes for MEDILFQCRNKVHCFECTNRENSLFTDISDEHKVRINDAKVHCEYKKGEMIFKEGNLPTGLICLNRGKVKIIKEGIGGREQIIRLARPIELIGYRALFAGERYNSSAVALEDSTVCHIDKEVVLDVISQDPMLGLRIVKRLAIELGEAKTRIVNLTQKHIRGRLAEALLILYNRFGTNPEDGTLDISLGRNDLADLSNMTASNASRTLSQFIDEKIIETQGKKIRILNLERLKWLSNYG
- a CDS encoding pyridoxal phosphate-dependent aminotransferase, whose translation is MKNTPINFEVVSRKIKESGIENIGRASIRELLKVVNQIETETGEKYIRMEMGVPGLPPSAIGVNAEIEAHKNGVAAIYPNIEGIPELKTEISRFCKLFLNIDIPVHCCIPTVGSMMGGFAAFMTLGRLYKGRDATLFIDPGFPVQKQQNKVLGQPFENFDVYNYRGDKLRDKLESYLSTGRFVSLLYSNPNNPSWICFTEEELKVIAEVASKYNVTVIEDLAYFGMDFRKDYSHPGIPPFQPSAAHYTDNYILLISSSKAFSYAGQRIGMMVVSEKLFNTVSPDLKRFYSSDRFGHALIFGTLYAISSGTSHTPQFGLAAILKAVNDEVYNYREEVMDYAEKAAIMKKMFTDNGFYIVYDKDLDEPIADGFYFTFAYPGFTGDQLVEELLYYGISAISLSITGSERNDGVRACVSLVNRSQFPDLKSRLEQFRKNHP
- a CDS encoding aminotransferase class I/II-fold pyridoxal phosphate-dependent enzyme translates to MNHNDEKNGHGHEKDLGFNSKLIHAADIDDQYGSATVPIYQTSTFKFKSTEHGAKCFSGEEDGYIYTRIGNPTIDALERQMAALENGYGGIAVSSGMAAVSTIYLALLSSGDHIVSTDAVYGPARGIMEKQLCRFGIQSTYINTTHVENIRKAIRQDTKMLYIETPANPTIDITDIQACSEIAGEYGLILVVDNTFCSPYLQKPLDLGADISFHSVTKFINGHADIVGGIIIAKEKKLYDTLRSMMINLGCNMDPHQAYLVQRGLKTLAVRIDRSVENAMKVAEFLSSHPKVAWIKYPGLTSHEQYETGIRQMKKAGALMSFGLKGGFKAAQTLLDNVKLILLAVSLGGVESLIQHPASMTHSKVSAEEKNKAGITDDLIRLSIGIEDVEDIIADLKQGLDKV